From one Astatotilapia calliptera chromosome 10, fAstCal1.2, whole genome shotgun sequence genomic stretch:
- the LOC113030617 gene encoding uncharacterized protein LOC113030617 isoform X2: MELEQLQDQLSESLLQLRSDQLQEVCLQAKISIGKQTKKHTLIRTISEAVETIIEVEEEEVAHTFLDRLIKTVKELKERDDPAQEHEESISRDAVALASLQEQYAALQLSFQTSTKRLEEEMARLTDRMASQETSQGLAAQLPTRPSPLPASPATQPPEVTIRREFRISGQIGERGQKDKLSYSNLIHQIEMGLKKNHSEAEIIEAVVRAISPGLSLRDMLEIKTDLTLMQLRTILRGHYKEDSSTDLYHRLINITQGSNESPQNFLFRAIELKERLLASSREPGTDEQYSVELIQKKFLRAVGTGLISDNVKYQIKPYLDDPAVTDDVLIAKTNEAASLEWERQQKFRKTTREMKVREIKAEAQSVQEAAVGAVGGQDQPFSTSTKGKAAKAPATVTRKETELFDIINQLKGEIAEIKGVIRESHRPSPSHRPSLKRGCRDCQDSNRGENCDHCFKCGQSGHLSRGCRTRRKLPDRAEQIGMSASTVNPRPSPSFQLLNQGEQQQDVHKLLTDSIKHLETKTAAATPDKRNEAVSVSLLSPKRRAQLLNLIGRKHLITCLLEGVKTAALWDTGSQVCLINEKWRQQNIPHLKVRSLTEIIGPGILDGRAVNQTPIPFSGWVEIKFRLPTEEAAQLELLVPVLVAQEDGVAEEPIIGFNVIEYMLERGIEPPRAVTEAVSTAFSIDCKKAEVFIKVMKSGDDGLGEGRVKTGRELMSIPPGQTRVVKCSVRAGPLPAGQDVLFEPSPYPQMPEGLEVQEGVVHLQQGRWSRMSLPVTNTKAYEIILPPRTVLGQTQRVRTIYPANTVTVEIEQMGTTRSTVEATATPPASQIGEQENRTRSNSEGVWDPPVPLDHLSPAQQLKIRQLLREESNAFARDEHDVGNIPSLQLKIRLSDPTPVRRTYTSVPKPLHKEVKEYLEDLLNRGWIKKSKSPYSSPIVCVRKKDGGLRLCCDYRELNTKSIPDRHPIPRIQDMLNTLKGSSWFSVLDQGKAYHQGFLEESSRPLTAFITPWGLYEWVRIPFGLSSAPAEFQRSMEECLAGLRDDTCLPYLDDNLVHSKTFEDHLNDLKQVLQRYQSHGVKLTPRKCELFKNQVRFLGRLVTQDGHTMDPADIAPVQALKQRNPTTIGEVRKLLGFISYYRNYIPNFSRIAKPLYDLLSSEKPGEGRDRKSKHNKKTKNQGGQLPSSHPVAWSAEHHQVVCQLVNFLIQPPVLGYPDFEQPFILHCDASQEGLGAVLYQRQNGKLVVIAYGSRTLTAPEKNYHLHSGKLEFLAMKWAICERFRDYLYYSPPFIVYTDNNPLTYVLTTAKLNATTHRWVAELADFQFSIKYRPGRANRDADGLSRMPLDMEHYIQTCTEAVTPEVLDSVTQALAVQLQGSEPWLCPLNISTVVAEQSEEVGMSGLEIPKANLRDAQKEDSVIGEVLKYVISNRWPKGRKQAGNKEIAALAREKQKLHLDNDGLLYRKTLSRTQLLLPKKFHSLIYKELHEDMGHLGVERVLALIRDRFYWPHMQKDVEHYITQVCSCLKNKRPHKPTRAPLINITTTYPFELVSIDFLHLEKCKGGYEYILVAMDHFTRFAQAYPCRDKSAKTAAEKIFGDFVLKFGFPTRLHHDQGREFENKLFAKLEGYSGVKGSRTTPYHPQGNGQVERFNRTLLAMLRNLPEGAKADWKASLAKVVHAYNCTRSEATGYAPYFLLFGRNPRLPIDMIFGLTANDQSPSHQDYAEKWKIRMKDAYKLASATACKERRRGKVLYDRKTHGAELYPGCRVLVRNFGEKGGPGKLRSFWEDQVFQVTQRKHKESPVYEIKPENGKGRVRVVHRNLLLPCDFLPAGKVNSHAELGKQKQKNNKDRHERHEQEDSSEDEDEWRAIRGLSTEQGERGRQSWWTEASEFNAESGAGSREDLCDDNDREHQEDCEEENLGVNDIEHQRDQHDEDTETREDIKDTEQTHQLEMECSDQEDTDQSPVSVKKYP; the protein is encoded by the exons ATGGAGTTGGAGCAACTGCAAGACCAGCTAAGTGAGAGCTTGCTGCAGTTAAGGTCAGACCAACTACAAGAAGTGTGTTTACAAGCTAAAATCTCAATTGGGAAACAGACAAAGAAGCACACGCTGATCAGAACAATAAGTGAAGCAGTTGAAACAATTATTgaagtggaggaagaggaagtagcACACACATTCCTGGACAGAttaattaaaactgttaaaGAACTAAAGGAAAGAGATGACCCTGCACAGGAACATGAAGAGAGTATCAGTAGGGATGCGGTTGCATTGGCCAGTCTACAAGAACAATATGCAGCATTGCAACTAAGTTTTCAAACCTCAACAAAAAGGTTAGAGGAAGAAATGGCAAGACTGACAGACAGAATGGCCTCCCAAGAAACTAGTCAGGGTCTGGCTGCACAGCTACCTACTCGTCCATCACCGTTACCTGCTTCACCAGCAACACAGCCCCCTGAAGTGACTATACGCAGGGAATTTAGAATCAGTGGCCAAATTGGGGAACGGGGTCAGAAAGACAAACTGTCATACTCCAACCTGATTCATCAAATCGAAATGGGACTTAAAAAGAATCACAGCGAAGCTGAAATTATTGAAGCTGTTGTTAGGGCCATAAGCCCAGGCCTAAGTCTCCGTGATATGTTGGAGATTAAAACAGACCTCACCCTCATGCAGCTTCGTACCATACTGAGGGGACACTACAAGGAGGATAGCTCTACTGACCTCTATCATCGGCTGATAAATATCACTCAAGGAAGTAATGAGTCCCCACAGAACTTTCTATTTAGGGCAATCGAGCTGAAAGAAAGACTCCTAGCATCATCAAGGGAGCCAGGGACAGATGAACAATACAGTGTCGAACTGATTCAGAAAAAGTTTCTGCGAGCCGTTGGCACAGGTCTGATTAGCGACAATGTGAAATACCAGATCAAACCCTACCTGGATGATCCAGCAGTCACTGACGATGTGCTGATTGCAAAGACAAATGAAGCGGCCAGCCTTGAGTGGGAGAGGCAACAAAAATTCAGAAAGACCACCCGAGAAATGAAAGTAAGAGAGATAAAAGCAGAGGCACAGTCAGTGCAAGAGGCAGCAGTTGGTGCAGTGGGTGGGCAAGACCAGCCATTCTCCACCTCGACAAAAGGTAAAGCTGCTAAAGCACCAGCAACAGTGACACGCAAGGAAACTGAGCTGTTTGATATCATCAATCAACTAAAAGGGGAAATAGCTGAAATAAAAGGAGTTATTCGTGAGTCGCACCGACCTTCTCCCTCACACCGCCCAAGTCTCAAACGTGGCTGCAGGGATTGTCAGGACAGCAATAGAGGAGAAAACTGCGACCACTGCTTCAAATGTGGACAAAGTGGGCATTTGTCTAGGGGATGCCGCACCCGGAGAAAACTTCCAGACAGGGCAGAGCAGATTGGTATGTCAGCTAGCACGGTGAACCCACGCCCGTCACCCTCTTTTCAGCTACTAAACCAAGGTGAGCAACAACAAGATGTTCACAAACTCTTGACGGACAGTATAAAACATttggagacaaaaacagcagccgCCACACCAGATAAGAGGAATGAAGCGGTTTCCGTCAGCCTCCTCTCCCCAAAACGAAGAGCCCAGCTCCTCAATCTTATAGGGAGGAAGCACCTGATCACCTGCCTGCTTGAGGGAGTAAAAACCGCAGCGTTGTGGGACACGGGATCACAGGTTTGTCtcataaatgaaaaatggagACAACAGAACATCCCACACCTCAAAGTTAGGAGTTTAACTGAAATCATTGGGCCTGGTATATTAGATGGGAGGGCAGTAAACCAGACACCAATCCCATTTTCCGGGTGGGTTGAAATCAAATTCAGGTTGCCCACAGAAGAGGCTGCACAGTTAGAACTTCTCGTGCCAGTATTAGTAGCTCAGGAAGACGGGGTGGCGGAGGAGCCAATAATTGGCTTCAACGTGATTGAATACATGCTAGAGAGGGGAATAGAGCCACCTCGTGCTGTAACAGAAGCTGTTAGCACAGCATTCTCCATTGACTGTAAGAAAGCTGAGGTCTTTATAAAGGTGATGAAGAGTGGAGACGATGGGCTAGGTGAGGGCAGAGTGAAAACTGGGAGAGAATTAATGAGTATCCCACCTGGTCAGACAAGAGTGGTCAAGTGTAGTGTGAGAGCAGGCCCACTCCCAGCAGGTCAGGATGTACTGTTCGAGCCCAGCCCCTACCCTCAGATGCCAGAGGGATTGGAGGTGCAAGAGGGCGTTGTCCATTTACAGCAAGGCAGGTGGTCCCGTATGAGCCTCCCAGTCACTAATACCAAAGCTTATGAGATCATACTGCCTCCGAGAACTGTTTTGGGACAAACTCAGAGGGTTCGAACTATTTACCCagcaaacacagtgacagtggaAATAGAACAAATGGGAACAACAAGATCTACTGTAGAAGCAACAGCTACACCTCCAGCTAGCCAAATTGGGGAACAGGAAAACAGAACAAGAAGCAACAGTGAAGGTGTTTGGGACCCCCCAGTTCCCCTCGACCATCTCTCTCCGGCACAGCAGCTGAAGATCAGGCAGCTATTAAGGGAGGAGAGTAATGCCTTTGCTCGTGATGAACACGATGTTGGCAATATCCCCTCACTGCAGCTTAAGATCCGCCTCAGCGACCCCACACCTGTTCGCCGAACATATACATCAGTGCCTAAGCCACTTCATAAAGAAGTAAAAGAATATTTGGAAGACTTGCTGAATAGAGGGTGGATAAAGAAATCAAAATCCCCCTACTCCAGCCCCATCGTATGTGTGCGAAAAAAGGATGGCGGCCTCCGCTTGTGCTGCGACTATAGGGAGCTAAATACGAAGTCAATCCCGGACCGCCATCCCATACCACGCATACAGGATATGCTCAACACATTGAAAGGAAGCTCCTGGTTCTCGGTCTTAGACCAAGGGAAGGCTTATCACCAGGGCTTCCTGGAAGAGTCAAGTCGCCCTCTCACAGCATTCATCACACCCTGGGGATTGTATGAATGGGTAAGAATTCCTTTTGGGCTGTCGTCTGCACCGGCAGAGTTTCAGAGGTCGATGGAAGAATGCCTTGCAGGGCTGCGGGACGACACATGTCTGCCTTACTTGGATGACAACCTTGTTCATTCAAAAACATTTGAGGACCACTTAAATGATCTAAAGCAGGTCCTGCAGCGTTATCAGAGCCATGGAGTGAAATTAACACCCAGGAAATGTGAACTGTTCAAAAATCAGGTGAGATTCCTGGGGAGGTTGGTAACTCAAGATGGTCACACCATGGACCCCGCTGACATTGCGCCTGTCCAAGCCTTAAAACAAAGGAACCCCACCACCATTGGGGAAGTGAGGAAGCTGTTGGGATTCATCTCATACTATCGCAACTATATTCCTAACTTTTCGCGCATTGCAAAGCCACTCTATGACCTGCTCTCTTCAGAAAAGCCAGGGGAAGGGAGAGACAGGAagtcaaaacacaacaaaaagacaaagaatcaAGGGGGTCAGCTACCATCCTCTCACCCAGTGGCATGGTCAGCTGAGCATCATCAGGTGGTCTGTCAGCTCGTCAACTTCCTCATTCAGCCCCCCGTTTTAGGTTATCCTGACTTCGAGCAACCATTCATCTTACACTGTGATGCATCACAGGAGGGACTTGGAGCTGTGCTTTACCAAAGACAAAATGGGAAGCTAGTGGTTATTGCATATGGGTCTAGGACCCTTACTGCCCCAGAGAAGAACTACCACCTTCATTCAGGGAAGCTGGAATTTCTTGCCATGAAGTGGGCCATATGTGAGAGGTTTAGAGATTATCTCTACTATTCACCACCCTTCATTGTCTACACTGACAATAACCCCCTCACATATGTGCTGACAACGgcaaaactgaatgcaaccacaCACAGATGGGTGGCCGAACTCGCTGACTTCCAGTTCTCCATCAAGTATCGACCTGGTAGAGCTAACAGGGATGCAGATGGTCTCTCACGAATGCCCTTGGATATGGAACACTACATACAAACGTGTACAGAAGCAGTGACACCTGAGGTCCTAGACAGCGTGACTCAGGCTCTGGCTGTTCAGCTGCAGGGAAGTGAACCCTGGCTCTGCCCGTTAAACATCTCAACTGTGGTAGCAGAGCAAAGTGAGGAGGTAGGGATGTCAGGTCTGGAAATCCCTAAGGCAAACTTAAGAGATGCACAAAAAGAGGATTCTGTGATCGGGGAAGTCCTGAAGTATGTCATCTCTAATCGGTGGCCAAAAGGCAGAAAACAGGCAGGCAACAAAGAGATCGCTGCCCTGGCaagggaaaaacagaaactgcacCTTGATAATGATGGGTTACTGTACAGGAAAACACTCAGCCGAACACAGCTACTCCTGCCTAAGAAGTTCCATTCGCTCATTTATAAAGAACTACATGAAGACATGGGTCACCTGGGGGTGGAGAGAGTTTTGGCCCTCATTCGGGATCGCTTTTACTGGCCTCACATGCAGAAGGACGTGGAGCACTACATAACACAGGTGTGTAGTTGTCTAAAAAACAAGCGTCCCCACAAGCCCACCAGAGCCCCACTGATCAATATCACTACAACGTACCCGTTTGAGCTGGTCTCCATTGATTTTCTACATTTGGAGAAATGTAAGGGAGGGTATGAGTATATCCTCGTGGCCATGGACCACTTTACACGATTTGCTCAGGCTTATCCCTGCAGAGATAAAAGTGCCAAAACAGCGGCAGAGAAAATATTTGGAGACTTTGTGTTGAAGTTTGGTTTTCCCACACGGCTCCATCATGACCAGGGAAGAGAGTTCGAAAACAAACTCTTTGCCAAGCTGGAGGGATACAGTGGAGTCAAGGGGTCCAGAACCACACCATACCACCCCCAGGGAAATGGTCAGGTAGAAAGGTTTAATAGGACACTGCTGGCCATGCTTCGGAACCTCCCAGAGGGGGCAAAAGCAGACTGGAAGGCATCCCTGGCAAAGGTGGTCCATGCGTACAACTGTACGCGCAGCGAGGCTACTGGATATGCACCTTATTTCCTCTTGTTTGGGAGGAACCCCAGACTCCCCATTGATATGATTTTTGGTCTCACAGCTAATGACCAAAGCCCTTCTCATCAAGACTATGCTGAGAAGTGGAAGATTCGCATGAAGGACGCTTACAAACTGGCCTCGGCGACAGCCTGTAAGGAGAGACGACGGGGAAAAGTGCTCtatgacagaaaaacacatggtGCAGAGCTGTACCCAGGGTGCAGAGTACTGGTCCGAAATTTTGGTGAGAAGGGAGGACCAGGGAAACTGAGATCCTTCTGGGAGGACCAAGTGTTTCAGGTGACACAAAGGAAACATAAGGAGAGCCCAGTATATGAGATTAAGCCAGAAAATGGCAAGGGACGTGTCAGAGTCGTCCACAGGAACCTCCTGCTGCCGTGTGACTTCTTACCAGCCGGAAAAGTCAACTCCCATGCAGAACTgggaaagcaaaaacagaaaaacaacaaggacAGACATGAGCGGCATGAGCAAGAGGACAGTTCGGAGGATGAAGATGAATGGAGAGCAATCAGAGGACTGTCAACAGAACAAGGGGAACGTGGTAGACAGTCCTGGTGGACAGAAGCATCAGAGTTCAATGCAGAAAGTGGAGCAGGCAGTAGGGAGGATCTCTGTGATGACAATGACAGGGAACACCAGGAGGATTGCGAAGAAGAGAATCTTGGCGTGAACGATATAGAACACCAACGCGACCAGCATGACGAGGATACAGAGACACGAGAGGACATTAAAGACACAGAACAGACGCACCAGCTCGAGATGGAGTGCAGTGACCAAGAGGACACTGACCAGTCACCTGTCAGTGTGAAAAA ATACCCGTGA